The following proteins come from a genomic window of Dreissena polymorpha isolate Duluth1 chromosome 1, UMN_Dpol_1.0, whole genome shotgun sequence:
- the LOC127858079 gene encoding uncharacterized protein LOC127858079, with protein MLSNILRNVDSGMGEDDKVAARATIEQIRTNCHRMLGTMQTGLLENIISNLTDVVHQINKSVNAPHDVQDTNNGGFRIRLGARGPPNYQIDQDQLQLLLDRGFTVKRIAEDGLLGSKMHKSTLFRFMRLNRILQPRIALNVSDDVVRDVMSRYIMDHPNSGKFSRYLALEDYTRNCKLQRIISNQ; from the exons atgctcagtaatattctgcGAAACGTGGATAGCGGAATGGGCGAGGACGACAAAGTCGCAGCCAGGGCGACTATTGAGCAAATCCG GACGAATTGTCACCGCATGCTTGGCACAATGCAGACTGGACTACtagaaaatataatatcaaaCCTCACAGACGTTGTACACCAGATAAATAAGTCTGTTAATGCGCCACATGATGTCCAAGATACAAACAATG GCGGGTTTCGGATAAGACTTGGTGCGCGGGGACCACCGAATTACCAAATAGATCAAGACCAATTGCAGCTTCTACTGGATAGGGGCTTCACAGTGAAGAGAATCGCCGAGGATGGTCTTCTCGGAAGCAAAATGCACAA GAGCACTCTATTCAGATTCATGAGGCTAAATAGAATTCTGCAGCCTAGGATAGCATTAAATGTATCTGATGATGTAGTGAGAGATGTAATGTCCAGATATATAATGGATCACCCAAATTCTGGTAAGTTTAGTAGGTACCTTGCACTTGAAGATTATACAAGAAATTGCAAGTTACAGCGGATAATTTCAAATCAATAA
- the LOC127861163 gene encoding G2/M phase-specific E3 ubiquitin-protein ligase-like, whose protein sequence is MVEILDSEDEELQIALIESIGSSEAIVNLPDIQTDLVPEDNLQSVLEAFQVETVDKESVTKLLVMRSDVLNTALKGLNRKKINFKSYLYINFSGEMGEDQGGPRFFRLAMKALQDSAFFEGPENSKIFSHNISLLEMDQYKTIGRLVALSLVQDGPGIHVLHPDLYNLMVGRPSKMEDLEELLPAATCKMLQQLRDADDEDKRDQISGEISQFTTGMNDVNLAWDMVKSHAELFEPLFCFHPKEITGEEMIRVFKMNYSLVGSNDRALEDVSVFGWEAFLQSIEDGDIDVTLSEVIAFVTGADCFPPCGFSKLIDVDFYTCEGRLPSASTCALQLWLPRVNNPDMISKLIKVRIKKLFVCNLMVFSGMYYSGSVTPT, encoded by the exons ATGGTGGAAATACTTGATAGTGAAGATGAGGAACTTCAGATTGCTTTGATAGAGAGCATTGGAAGCTCTGAAGCCATTGTAAATCTACCAGATATTCA AACTGATCTTGTCCCTGAAGACAATCTGCAAAGTGTCCTTGAGGCATTCCAGGTGGAAACAGTTGATAAAGAATCTGTAACAAAACTGCTGGTCATGCGCAGTGATGTTTTAAATACGGCCTTGAAAGGCTTGAACAGAAAGAAAATAAACTTCAAATCATATCTCTATATCAATTTTTCTGGAGAGATGGGAGAAGATCAGGGAGGTCCAAGGTTTTTTAG ATTAGCAATGAAGGCCTTGCAGGACTCAGCGTTCTTTGAGggaccagaaaattctaaaatattTTCTCATAACATTTCATTGTTGGAAATGGACCAGTATAAGACCATAGGAAGATTAGTGGCATTGTCTCTGGTCCAGGATGGGCCTGGCATCCATGTCCTTCACCCTGACCTGTACAACCTAATGGTTGGCAGACCATCAAAGATGGAAGACCTTGAAGAACTGCTACCTGCAGCCACATGTAAAATGTTACAACAG TTGAGAGATGCTGATGATGAGGATAAGAGGGACCA GATATCAGGAGAAATATCACAATTTACTACCGGAATGAATGATGTCAACCTTGCATGGGACATGGTCAAATCACACGCAGAGTTATTCGAGCCTTTGTTTTGCTTTCATCCAAAAGAGATCACAGGTGAAGAAATGATACGTGTGTTCAAAATGAACTACAGTTTGGTGGGGTCCAATGACAGGGCCCTTGAAGATGTTTCAGTATTTGGCTGGGAGGCGTTTCTACAGTCTATTGAAG ATGGTGACATTGATGTAACATTATCAGAAGTTATTGCCTTTGTGACGGGGGCTGACTGTTTCCCACCTTGTGGATTTTCGAAGTTGATAGATGTGGACTTCTACACTTGTGAAGGCAGACTTCCATCAGCTTCCACTTGTGCTCTCCAGCTGTGGTTACCAAGAGTCAATAATCCTGATATGATTTCCAAACTTAT AAAGGTCagaataaaaaagttgtttgtgtGTAACCTCATGGTGTTCAGTGGAATGTACTACTCTGGCTCTGTGACTCCTACCTGA
- the LOC127858064 gene encoding uncharacterized protein LOC127858064 has translation MVVNRDRVRAILAELNPVGVATRWAQVVSRRRYSVPEPNSLWHIDSHHSLVRYGIYIHGGIDGNSRLIPYLKAAPYNTARVAFEAFTFGIRSYGIPSRIRVDGGVENVLIKRFMTIANGDGRGSAIEGKSVHNQRIERLWRDVFQKVVFTFYQCLHALEDSGALNLDDPKHIFCAQAVVLARLNHSLECWRRARNNQAIRTEHNQTPEQLWISRLVPALQQSDSTAVRNIRTDRDIPA, from the exons ATGGTTGTTAATAGAGACAGAGTTCGTGCGATACTAGCTGAACTGAACCCAGTTGGCGTTGCAACACGATGGGCTCAAGTGGTGTCTAGGAGACGCTACTCCGTCCCAGAGCCAAACTCACTGTGGCATATAGACAGCCATCACTCATTAGTGCG CTATGGTATTTACATCCACGGCGGCATCGACGGGAACAGCCGGCTGATACCATACCTGAAAGCTGCACCATACAATACTGCTAGAGTCGCCTTTGAGGCTTTCACGTTTGGGATCAGGAGCTACGGAATCCCCAGCAGAATTCGGGTTGACGGAGGAGTGGAAAATGTCCTTATTAAGAGATTCATGACCATTGCGAACGGTGATGGCCGAGGAAGTGCAATTGAAGGAAAATCCGTACATAATCAAAGGATTGAACGATTATGGAGAGACGTTTTCCAAAAAGTGGTGTTTACTTTCTACCAGTGCCTTCACGCTCTCGAGGATTCAGGCGCCTTAAATCTTGATGATCCGAAACACATTTTCTGTGCTCAAGCTGTTGTTCTCGCACGGCTTAATCACTCATTGGAGTGTTGGCGCCGTGCTAGAAACAACCAGGCCATTAGGACAGAGCACAACCAAACTCCTGAGCAGTTGTGGATATCTCGGCTTGTACCTGCCCTACAGCAGTCGGATTCCACTGCTGTAAGGAATATCAGGACAGACAGAGATATCCCTGCATGA